One Calditrichia bacterium DNA window includes the following coding sequences:
- a CDS encoding SpoIIE family protein phosphatase, with amino-acid sequence MKVLIAEDENVSRRMLQKTLEKWGYEVVSTANGVEALSAFQQNDFSMVITDWMMPEMDGVQLVEKIRNTNNRDYVYIIMLTANSKKEDLVVGMNAGADDFVAKPFDKGELQVRLRAGERVINLEKNLFVRNQELERINQRMKLDLTAAAEIQKSLLPSRPPQVPGISIGWEFRPCDELAGDILNVFQLDEHHLAFYVLDVSGHGVPAALLAVSLSRMLSPEIDSASLLKTRGADNQPRITPPAEVTTQLNRRFQMSPENGQFFTMLYGIIDLRTKELRYSSAGHPGIILTSRNGDGRILKVPSLPIGFLDENVYEEHTVQLISGDRIFMYSDGLPEAEDPADNLFGMDRMVKYLKDYNAMNIKESISMLLVEVNMWANGPLKDDVTLLGIEIRE; translated from the coding sequence ATGAAAGTGCTGATTGCTGAAGACGAAAACGTATCGCGCCGGATGCTGCAAAAAACGCTCGAAAAGTGGGGATACGAAGTGGTATCCACCGCAAATGGCGTTGAAGCGTTAAGTGCTTTTCAGCAGAATGATTTTTCGATGGTGATAACCGACTGGATGATGCCGGAAATGGACGGTGTGCAGTTGGTTGAAAAAATTCGCAACACAAATAACCGGGATTATGTCTACATCATCATGCTGACAGCCAATTCCAAAAAGGAAGATCTGGTTGTGGGAATGAACGCCGGCGCAGATGATTTTGTGGCAAAACCATTTGACAAAGGTGAGTTGCAAGTTAGGCTGCGCGCCGGTGAACGGGTGATTAATCTGGAAAAAAATCTGTTTGTCCGCAATCAGGAGTTGGAACGCATTAACCAACGCATGAAACTGGATTTGACTGCCGCCGCAGAAATCCAGAAATCGCTGCTACCATCCCGTCCGCCGCAAGTGCCGGGCATCAGCATCGGTTGGGAATTCCGTCCGTGTGATGAACTGGCTGGTGATATTCTCAACGTTTTTCAACTGGATGAGCATCATCTCGCGTTTTACGTGCTGGATGTTAGTGGACACGGCGTTCCGGCAGCGTTGCTGGCGGTTTCGCTCAGTCGGATGCTTTCGCCGGAAATAGACAGCGCATCGCTTCTAAAAACGCGCGGCGCGGATAATCAACCGCGAATCACGCCACCGGCAGAAGTGACCACACAACTCAATCGTCGCTTTCAAATGTCCCCGGAAAACGGGCAGTTTTTCACAATGCTTTATGGCATCATCGATTTACGCACCAAAGAATTGCGCTATTCCTCCGCCGGGCATCCGGGAATCATCCTCACATCCCGCAATGGCGACGGGCGCATTTTGAAAGTGCCAAGCCTACCCATTGGTTTTCTGGATGAAAATGTTTACGAAGAGCACACCGTTCAACTCATATCCGGCGACCGGATTTTCATGTATTCAGACGGATTGCCGGAAGCGGAAGATCCGGCGGATAACCTTTTCGGCATGGACCGGATGGTCAAATATTTGAAAGACTACAACGCAATGAATATTAAGGAAAGCATCAGCATGTTGCTGGTGGAAGTTAATATGTGGGCAAATGGCCCGCTGAAAGATGACGTTACATTGTTGGGTATCGAGATACGCGAGTAA
- the asnB gene encoding asparagine synthase (glutamine-hydrolyzing), protein MCGICGVFEKHTDNRELVRRMHEIIAHRGPDAASVHQSGDVTLGHRRLSIIDLDTGDQPIFNDDKSVGIIYNGEIYNYRELRAELVERGCRFHTQSDTEVILKLYEMDGPDAFALLNGIFAFAILDERGGSQKLVLARDHFGIKPLHYWAKNGTFIFASEQKSILLHPAVSREINPQSLHIHMNLRYTQASETLFRDIFRLPPAHFMIVENGDIRKIERFWQLEYQIDYRKSEADWLAEIPHFIRQAVQRQLVSDVPIGVYLSGGMDSSSIVAMMREVGVENINTFTLGFNEPTDELPDAQIVANHYQTNHRTLSMEMNPMRFLPEVIWHAEEPKINLLQGFMMSRFVSEHVKVVLGGLGGDELFSGYDIHNYVFPFNTLHGIVPSAIEKSLLSKIGNLGYQLQTRFAGMATDEYRRGLQMALATGNIAKFYLILRNTWDFDSAHWSKIYAPEFLKKQQLNPVVREFEPLFERNGNITALDQVYWAELHSKMVNDYLLTEDRMSMANSVEERVPFLDLDLVKFGFTIPAKQKMRFNETKALMRKALQPHLPEKILRKKKWGFTFNPFLQYQKDLKTTAERILTRERIERDGIFNYDYIRAIFDAPPRPRMRWHYNFIWVLMGFYIWKQMYIDSNAFTERQFELEQFFE, encoded by the coding sequence ATGTGCGGCATTTGCGGCGTTTTTGAGAAACATACAGACAATCGGGAACTGGTGCGGCGGATGCACGAAATTATCGCGCATCGCGGACCGGACGCAGCCAGCGTTCATCAATCCGGCGATGTGACGCTCGGTCACCGGCGATTGAGCATCATCGATCTGGACACCGGCGACCAGCCGATTTTCAACGATGACAAATCCGTTGGCATTATTTACAACGGCGAAATTTACAATTACCGTGAGTTACGCGCAGAGCTGGTTGAGCGCGGCTGCCGGTTTCACACCCAATCCGATACCGAAGTTATCCTTAAATTATACGAAATGGACGGCCCGGACGCGTTCGCGTTGCTGAACGGAATTTTTGCGTTTGCGATATTGGATGAGCGCGGCGGCAGCCAAAAACTGGTGCTGGCACGCGATCATTTTGGCATCAAGCCGCTGCATTATTGGGCGAAAAACGGGACGTTTATTTTCGCCAGCGAGCAAAAATCCATTTTGCTGCATCCGGCGGTATCGCGGGAAATCAATCCGCAGTCGCTGCATATTCACATGAATTTGCGCTACACGCAAGCCAGCGAAACGCTGTTTCGCGATATTTTCCGGCTGCCGCCCGCGCATTTCATGATTGTCGAAAATGGCGACATTCGCAAAATCGAGCGATTTTGGCAGCTCGAATATCAGATTGATTATCGCAAAAGCGAAGCGGACTGGCTGGCGGAAATTCCTCATTTCATCCGGCAGGCGGTGCAGCGCCAACTCGTCAGCGATGTGCCGATCGGCGTGTATCTCTCTGGCGGGATGGATTCCAGCAGCATCGTCGCGATGATGCGCGAGGTTGGCGTGGAAAATATCAACACATTCACCCTCGGTTTCAACGAACCGACCGACGAACTGCCGGACGCGCAAATTGTCGCCAATCACTACCAAACCAACCACCGGACGCTGAGCATGGAAATGAATCCGATGCGCTTTTTACCGGAGGTGATCTGGCATGCGGAGGAGCCGAAAATCAATTTGTTGCAGGGATTTATGATGTCCCGTTTTGTGTCTGAGCATGTGAAAGTGGTGCTCGGCGGGCTCGGCGGTGATGAGCTGTTTTCCGGTTACGACATCCACAATTATGTGTTTCCGTTCAACACTTTGCACGGCATTGTGCCATCGGCGATCGAAAAATCGCTGCTCTCGAAAATCGGGAATCTGGGTTACCAGTTGCAAACGCGCTTCGCCGGAATGGCGACGGACGAATACCGGCGCGGATTGCAAATGGCGCTGGCGACCGGGAATATCGCCAAATTTTACCTCATTTTGCGCAATACCTGGGATTTCGATTCGGCACATTGGTCAAAAATTTACGCGCCCGAATTTCTGAAAAAACAGCAACTTAACCCGGTAGTTCGCGAGTTTGAACCGTTGTTTGAACGCAACGGGAACATCACTGCGCTGGACCAGGTGTATTGGGCGGAATTGCACAGCAAAATGGTGAATGATTATTTGCTCACCGAAGATCGCATGTCGATGGCGAACTCGGTGGAGGAGCGCGTGCCGTTTCTCGATCTCGATCTGGTGAAATTCGGTTTCACCATTCCGGCGAAACAAAAAATGCGTTTCAACGAAACCAAAGCGCTGATGCGCAAAGCCCTGCAGCCGCATTTGCCGGAGAAAATTTTGCGGAAGAAAAAATGGGGATTCACATTTAATCCGTTTTTGCAATATCAAAAAGATTTGAAAACGACCGCCGAGCGCATCCTCACCCGCGAGCGTATCGAGCGCGATGGGATTTTCAATTACGATTACATCCGGGCGATTTTTGACGCGCCGCCGCGTCCGCGCATGCGTTGGCATTACAATTTTATCTGGGTGCTAATGGGCTTTTATATCTGGAAACAAATGTATATCGACAGCAACGCCTTCACCGAACGGCAGTTCGAGCTGGAGCAATTTTTTGAGTGA
- the proS gene encoding proline--tRNA ligase, which yields MRVSQLFGETLREAPADAKTASHQLLVRAGYFRQLAPGTFALTPLGKRAIDKLIAQLGAALAEIGGQEMLLPTLVPADFAERANYLPGTPVATRKDENSLLADSAEALVAALCVSDARSYRQLPRLLWQLRPVIRDERRISGGLLRTREFLLLSAFSLDRDAQALQKQYLAIQKMFKDFFKKIELPVKLVEASPEIFGGSQTHEFVFLSPNGDDAAVFCDNCGTASKWKIARFRKDTFADAPPKPLEKVHTPATASIEELSKFLEIDPRQTAKLVFFWGNFGKRKPEKLIVCVIRGDMETSDALVRQLSGAHALRPAEPEEIAAVGCVPGFASAIGIDREKALVIADALIATSANLVTGANETDYHLLNSNYGRDYTADIVGHIALPPIDARCDNCGEPLRNEKCVAVASLRDVGTFFSDAFNAVFLDENGKPQPVFMGSYDIGVFRLLACLAEAHHDDFGLMLPRAVAPFDIAIVQLKGEESATVAEQLYADLQAAGFSVLLDDRNASPGVKFNDADLRGMPLRITVSERALAQGGVEVKLRSAADRELVPLDQLPVFVKKVFAN from the coding sequence ATGCGAGTATCTCAACTTTTTGGCGAAACATTGCGGGAAGCGCCCGCAGATGCGAAAACGGCTTCGCACCAATTGCTGGTTCGGGCGGGATACTTCCGGCAATTGGCGCCGGGAACGTTCGCGTTGACGCCGCTCGGCAAACGCGCTATCGATAAATTGATTGCGCAGTTGGGCGCAGCGCTGGCAGAAATCGGCGGACAGGAAATGCTATTGCCAACCCTGGTGCCTGCAGATTTTGCCGAACGCGCTAATTATTTGCCGGGAACGCCGGTCGCCACCCGAAAAGATGAAAACAGCCTGCTCGCCGATTCCGCCGAAGCGCTGGTTGCCGCGCTGTGCGTCAGCGATGCGCGGTCGTATCGCCAACTGCCGCGATTGCTCTGGCAATTGCGTCCGGTAATCCGCGATGAACGCCGGATTTCCGGCGGATTGCTGCGCACCCGTGAATTTCTGTTGCTCTCCGCTTTTTCGCTGGATCGCGATGCGCAAGCGCTGCAAAAACAATATCTTGCGATTCAGAAAATGTTCAAAGATTTTTTCAAAAAAATAGAATTACCCGTGAAATTGGTTGAGGCATCGCCGGAAATTTTCGGCGGCTCGCAGACGCACGAATTTGTATTTTTATCGCCAAACGGCGATGATGCAGCGGTTTTTTGCGACAACTGCGGCACAGCGTCCAAATGGAAAATCGCCCGTTTTCGCAAAGACACATTCGCAGATGCGCCGCCAAAACCGCTGGAAAAAGTGCACACACCGGCAACCGCCAGCATCGAGGAGTTGAGCAAGTTTTTGGAAATTGATCCGCGCCAAACTGCCAAATTGGTCTTTTTTTGGGGAAACTTCGGCAAACGAAAGCCGGAAAAACTGATCGTTTGTGTGATTCGCGGGGATATGGAAACGAGCGATGCGTTGGTGCGGCAACTGTCCGGTGCGCATGCCTTGCGACCCGCAGAGCCGGAAGAAATTGCCGCGGTTGGCTGCGTTCCGGGATTCGCGTCGGCAATCGGCATCGACCGGGAAAAGGCGTTGGTGATCGCCGATGCGCTGATCGCAACATCCGCCAATCTGGTCACCGGTGCGAACGAAACGGATTATCACCTGCTCAACAGCAACTACGGCCGCGATTACACAGCGGATATCGTCGGGCATATTGCCCTGCCACCGATCGATGCCCGTTGCGACAATTGCGGCGAGCCGCTGCGCAACGAAAAATGTGTGGCAGTTGCCAGTCTGCGCGATGTGGGCACGTTTTTCAGCGATGCGTTCAACGCTGTTTTTCTCGATGAAAACGGCAAACCGCAGCCGGTTTTCATGGGCAGTTACGACATCGGGGTTTTCCGATTGCTGGCATGCCTCGCGGAAGCGCATCACGACGATTTCGGGCTGATGTTACCGCGCGCGGTTGCGCCGTTTGATATTGCCATCGTGCAGCTAAAGGGCGAAGAATCCGCAACGGTTGCGGAACAATTGTATGCCGATTTGCAAGCCGCCGGTTTTTCCGTATTGCTGGACGATCGGAACGCGAGTCCCGGCGTCAAATTTAACGATGCGGATTTGCGGGGAATGCCGCTGCGCATCACCGTTTCGGAGCGCGCATTGGCGCAGGGCGGTGTGGAAGTGAAGCTGCGTTCCGCAGCAGATCGCGAGCTTGTTCCGCTAGATCAACTTCCTGTTTTCGTCAAAAAGGTGTTTGCCAATTAG
- a CDS encoding prephenate dehydrogenase, with amino-acid sequence MKQKTPTFAIIGCGRFGSFWGKHLSNHVPVTFFDMEESRKDAILPFGNWAPLTECLKKDVVFLTIPIRHIGDFLKTHASEFAQGTTVIDCASVKIAVVEWFRDYLPENVNYVASHPLFGPDSGAGGISGQKITISPGRIPFRNYQFLVNLFEKMGLLVISMTPEEHDKLMAYNLSLIHHLGRTFHFMQIDKLSLVMANLDKMNWISRVASNDSLELFQDFYRYNPYAEVVRDNFLANFHKISSKIYDRDTYLKLF; translated from the coding sequence ATGAAACAGAAAACACCAACATTTGCAATTATCGGCTGCGGGCGATTCGGCAGTTTTTGGGGAAAGCACCTCAGCAACCATGTTCCGGTTACCTTTTTTGATATGGAAGAATCTCGGAAAGATGCGATTTTACCGTTCGGAAATTGGGCGCCGTTGACGGAATGCCTCAAAAAAGACGTGGTATTTTTGACAATTCCCATTCGCCACATCGGCGATTTTCTGAAAACGCATGCGTCGGAATTTGCGCAGGGAACAACCGTTATCGATTGCGCGTCGGTGAAAATTGCGGTGGTGGAATGGTTTCGCGATTATCTGCCGGAGAACGTCAATTACGTCGCCAGCCATCCGCTGTTTGGTCCGGATTCCGGTGCCGGTGGTATTTCCGGGCAAAAAATTACCATTTCGCCGGGACGAATTCCGTTTCGTAACTATCAGTTTTTAGTGAATTTATTTGAAAAGATGGGCTTGCTCGTCATCAGCATGACACCGGAAGAACACGATAAATTGATGGCGTACAACCTCAGCCTGATTCATCACCTCGGGCGAACGTTCCATTTTATGCAGATCGATAAATTATCGCTGGTAATGGCAAATCTCGACAAAATGAACTGGATTTCCCGCGTTGCGTCGAATGACAGTTTGGAGTTGTTTCAGGATTTTTATCGCTACAATCCGTATGCGGAAGTAGTGCGGGATAATTTTCTGGCGAACTTCCACAAAATCAGCTCCAAAATTTACGACCGCGATACCTACCTGAAATTATTCTGA
- a CDS encoding T9SS type A sorting domain-containing protein, protein MDSPIEQISNFERTFALLNVGNWEYFVRNDGVQAQQPNGLAGGIFPKNTDVVVYQSGLIYGGFVDDIRDTAAVRLRVGGSTYGTGLQPGRILVPGTATALPVYGSPDEKNQWRIRRDWQQLQIGDSILIREAALQNPTNNETQIITDAMQQEIIDQYQLDWETWPVEWGAPFIDHNQNGVYDVGTDEPGIAGADQVIWQVVNDAAAFDLYLSPPIGLEIQETFWTYNSEHFPFDQLIFMRYQLINKSGLRIDSMFVGQWCDSDIGKFVDDLAGCDRELSLAYGYNGNSYDVDFQKLGLPAPAAGFQVLQGPVVAANAGSDVNRNGIDDISERAVYNFRQTSPGFINLPMTSFAGLFNTSDVPCFCYDQTLQYYNSLNGYMHSRIVLPQYIFLGPSNGMPTKFPLDGDPIARTGDIDGFLFPPSDRRWMVNTGAFTLMPGDTQEVIFSAVGGIIDADENMSRFSVQQLKRNARVGQYFARNLFQNPFQPGPPPDVRVSEQSTKIVLEWGTNQDVLTQIESAEAAGFYFEGYNVYQLPSPATPKSRAKRILTFDKANLLQDVQMEVFLPEFSMFQPVTVLRGSNNGVRRFVEIDRDLANDKPLYNGTPYYFGVTGFYVKDENRDGISDSDYPYPFIETGMTVVTAIPQNARPGYDPPETGDIVVTHAAGNSDGATNVYLVNPQAVTGHNYEVFFTRNSPEIRWNLQDITENKLVFADRPQVDVADIDRGKFIADGFAVKVATPKAGVRSGNAGWSVPSGEQRFGNGGTDVALEGFAGAIGYFKKLDESGTENPPPVDSVALPDIRLVLATAENPVSSFDPEFDQNGDDANVSFAYRWLRNAADPPARPEFAPNIANAAAGYAFQDFSRSVPLAAFDISDPENPRRLAIGFLENNVPEGLVDGKYWPPDGENVQIASPREWLFIMNADYRETPDSLFQRNLLANSHQLPIMYLLTVSRRTDAPFSPGNSGADQFEFYTNRINSPGDVFRFQLPENVFRADKAAADVDNISVFPNPYYGGNPQESGDNLDRFVTFAHLPERFTMRIFTLSGQLVTKITERSKDPGSQFLRWHLRNDANIHIASGLYIIHIEMPELNKTKVLKLMVVQDQEQVLFYQNTWQNPVD, encoded by the coding sequence ATGGATTCGCCAATCGAACAAATCAGCAATTTTGAGAGAACATTTGCCCTGCTAAACGTTGGCAACTGGGAATATTTTGTTCGAAACGATGGCGTGCAGGCGCAGCAGCCCAATGGCTTAGCCGGTGGAATTTTCCCAAAAAATACGGATGTTGTGGTGTATCAATCCGGATTAATTTACGGCGGATTTGTGGACGATATCCGCGATACTGCGGCGGTTCGGCTGCGGGTTGGCGGCAGCACTTATGGAACCGGATTGCAGCCGGGCAGAATTTTGGTGCCGGGAACGGCAACCGCGCTGCCGGTTTACGGCTCGCCGGACGAGAAAAACCAGTGGCGCATCAGGCGGGACTGGCAGCAATTGCAAATCGGCGATTCAATTTTGATTCGCGAAGCGGCGTTGCAGAACCCCACCAACAACGAAACGCAAATCATTACCGATGCAATGCAGCAGGAAATTATCGATCAGTACCAATTGGATTGGGAAACCTGGCCGGTGGAATGGGGCGCGCCGTTTATCGATCACAACCAAAACGGTGTTTACGATGTCGGCACGGACGAACCGGGCATTGCCGGTGCGGATCAGGTCATCTGGCAGGTGGTGAACGACGCAGCCGCGTTTGATCTTTATCTGTCGCCGCCCATCGGGCTGGAAATTCAGGAAACATTCTGGACATACAACAGCGAGCACTTTCCCTTCGATCAGCTGATTTTTATGCGCTATCAACTGATCAACAAATCCGGTTTGCGCATCGATTCCATGTTTGTGGGGCAGTGGTGCGATTCGGATATCGGGAAATTTGTGGATGATTTAGCCGGATGTGACCGCGAGTTAAGCCTCGCTTACGGCTATAACGGCAACAGCTATGATGTTGATTTTCAAAAACTTGGATTACCTGCGCCAGCGGCAGGTTTTCAAGTGTTGCAGGGACCGGTGGTTGCAGCCAATGCCGGAAGCGATGTAAACCGGAACGGCATCGACGATATTTCAGAACGGGCTGTTTACAATTTCCGGCAAACGAGCCCCGGTTTTATTAATTTGCCGATGACGTCTTTTGCCGGTCTTTTTAATACTTCTGATGTACCGTGTTTCTGCTATGACCAAACCCTCCAATATTATAACAGTTTGAACGGCTATATGCATTCACGCATTGTGCTGCCTCAATATATTTTTCTCGGCCCGAGTAACGGAATGCCAACAAAATTCCCGTTGGATGGCGATCCGATTGCCCGAACCGGAGATATCGACGGTTTTTTATTTCCGCCCAGTGATCGCCGATGGATGGTTAATACAGGCGCGTTTACCCTGATGCCGGGCGATACGCAAGAGGTTATTTTTTCTGCAGTTGGCGGCATCATTGATGCAGATGAAAACATGAGCCGTTTTTCCGTGCAGCAGCTAAAACGCAACGCCCGGGTGGGGCAATATTTCGCGCGGAACCTGTTCCAGAATCCGTTTCAGCCGGGACCGCCGCCGGATGTGCGGGTTTCCGAACAATCGACCAAAATTGTGCTGGAGTGGGGCACCAATCAGGATGTGCTGACGCAGATCGAATCCGCCGAAGCCGCCGGATTTTATTTCGAGGGTTACAATGTATATCAATTGCCATCGCCGGCAACACCAAAATCGCGGGCAAAACGCATTCTGACATTCGATAAAGCGAACCTGTTGCAGGATGTGCAGATGGAAGTATTCCTCCCGGAATTTAGCATGTTCCAGCCGGTAACAGTGTTGCGGGGCAGCAACAACGGCGTCCGGCGATTTGTGGAAATCGATCGTGATTTAGCCAATGACAAACCGCTATACAACGGCACGCCGTATTATTTTGGCGTGACCGGATTTTATGTGAAAGATGAAAATCGCGATGGCATCAGCGATTCGGATTATCCCTATCCGTTTATCGAAACCGGGATGACCGTGGTAACTGCCATTCCACAAAATGCCCGTCCCGGATACGACCCGCCGGAAACCGGCGACATCGTCGTGACCCACGCCGCCGGAAACAGCGATGGCGCGACGAATGTGTATCTCGTTAATCCACAGGCAGTTACCGGACACAATTACGAAGTTTTTTTCACCCGGAATTCGCCGGAAATCCGTTGGAATTTACAGGATATCACCGAAAACAAACTCGTTTTTGCAGATCGTCCGCAAGTTGATGTGGCGGATATCGATCGCGGGAAATTTATCGCCGATGGTTTTGCCGTGAAAGTAGCGACGCCAAAAGCCGGTGTGCGATCCGGAAACGCGGGTTGGTCGGTGCCTTCCGGCGAACAGCGTTTTGGAAATGGCGGAACCGATGTGGCGCTGGAAGGTTTTGCCGGTGCGATCGGTTATTTTAAAAAACTGGATGAAAGTGGCACAGAAAATCCACCGCCGGTAGACAGCGTGGCGCTGCCGGATATCCGGCTGGTGCTCGCTACCGCTGAAAATCCGGTCAGCAGCTTCGATCCCGAATTCGACCAGAACGGCGACGATGCAAACGTGTCATTCGCCTATCGCTGGCTGCGCAATGCGGCAGACCCGCCGGCACGCCCGGAATTTGCGCCGAATATCGCCAATGCAGCCGCAGGCTATGCGTTTCAGGATTTTTCCCGGAGTGTACCGCTGGCAGCGTTCGACATCAGCGATCCGGAAAACCCCCGGCGACTGGCAATCGGTTTTCTGGAAAATAATGTGCCGGAAGGGTTGGTGGACGGCAAATATTGGCCGCCGGACGGTGAAAATGTGCAAATTGCCAGCCCGCGGGAATGGCTGTTTATCATGAATGCGGATTACCGGGAAACGCCGGATTCGCTGTTTCAGCGCAATTTACTGGCGAACAGTCACCAACTGCCAATTATGTATCTGTTGACCGTTTCGCGCCGCACGGATGCACCATTTTCGCCGGGAAACAGCGGTGCGGATCAGTTCGAATTTTACACAAATCGCATCAATTCTCCCGGCGATGTGTTCCGTTTTCAACTGCCGGAAAATGTGTTTCGCGCGGATAAAGCGGCTGCGGATGTGGACAACATCAGCGTTTTTCCCAACCCGTATTACGGCGGAAATCCACAGGAATCCGGCGATAATCTGGATCGTTTCGTCACTTTTGCGCATCTGCCGGAGCGCTTCACGATGCGCATTTTTACGCTTTCCGGTCAATTGGTCACCAAAATTACCGAACGCAGCAAAGATCCCGGCAGCCAGTTTTTGCGCTGGCATCTGCGCAACGATGCGAACATCCACATTGCCAGCGGATTGTATATCATCCACATCGAAATGCCGGAATTGAACAAAACCAAAGTGCTCAAACTGATGGTTGTGCAGGATCAGGAACAGGTGCTGTTCTATCAGAACACCTGGCAAAATCCGGTTGATTGA
- a CDS encoding DUF4301 family protein yields MFSKKDLHQLNEREISPETVQEQLAHFRRGNLFVRLIRACTIGDGIRRLSSTQIDQFIREFRIAEANGRVCKFVPASGAATRMFSALLAVLNDPEKPDWQTVKQRAEKGDDTSQHLVKFISNLPRFAFYDSLSKVLKQRGEHIANLCETGHYLAILEALLLPDGLNYAVLPKGMIEFHQYTNGTRTPFAEHLVETAAYAKDSNTIARIHFTITEDPAIQQQVKTHIGTAQKELPQNGAQFQISYSSQKPSTDIIAVDMDNQPFRENDGSLHFRPGGHGALLENLNDLQGDIIFIKNIDNVTPDDRKHDTIRYKAALGGYLLHLQDQIFSYLKQLEYPLPQAELLAEIQVFLRSELSTVVPAEIFQASLETQQRYLFNQLNRPIRVCGMVKNLGEPGGGPFWVMNENGDVSLQVVETAQIETSDPGQKGILQSATHFSPVDFICGVRNYRGEPFDLHQFRDPDSGFITNKFKDGRELKALELPGLWNGGMAYWNSVFVEVPDSTFNPVKTVLDLLRPAHQPIDEETHQSLSR; encoded by the coding sequence ATATTTTCAAAAAAAGATTTGCACCAATTAAACGAGCGGGAAATTTCCCCGGAAACGGTTCAGGAGCAATTGGCACATTTTCGGCGGGGCAACCTGTTTGTCCGGTTGATACGCGCCTGCACCATCGGCGATGGCATCCGGCGATTGAGCAGCACCCAAATTGATCAGTTTATCCGGGAATTTCGCATTGCGGAAGCCAACGGGCGCGTTTGCAAATTTGTGCCGGCGTCCGGCGCGGCAACACGAATGTTCAGCGCGCTGCTGGCGGTACTGAACGATCCCGAAAAACCGGACTGGCAAACCGTAAAACAACGGGCGGAAAAAGGCGATGACACCAGCCAGCACCTCGTTAAATTTATTTCCAATTTACCGCGATTTGCATTTTACGACAGCCTCTCCAAGGTATTGAAACAACGCGGCGAACATATCGCGAATCTTTGCGAAACCGGTCATTATCTGGCAATTTTGGAAGCGCTGCTGCTACCGGATGGATTGAATTATGCCGTACTGCCAAAAGGGATGATCGAGTTCCATCAATACACCAATGGCACCCGCACCCCATTTGCCGAACATTTAGTGGAAACCGCCGCATACGCCAAAGACAGCAACACAATTGCCCGGATTCATTTTACGATTACCGAAGATCCGGCGATCCAGCAACAGGTAAAAACGCATATCGGCACAGCCCAAAAAGAGCTTCCGCAAAACGGCGCCCAATTTCAGATCAGCTACTCCAGCCAAAAACCTTCAACCGATATTATTGCGGTAGATATGGACAATCAACCGTTCCGGGAAAACGACGGTTCGTTGCATTTTCGTCCCGGCGGACACGGCGCGTTGCTGGAAAATCTGAACGATCTGCAGGGTGATATTATCTTCATCAAAAATATCGATAACGTAACGCCAGACGACCGGAAACACGATACGATTCGTTATAAAGCGGCGCTCGGCGGCTATTTGCTGCATCTTCAGGATCAGATTTTCAGCTATCTGAAACAATTGGAATATCCGTTACCGCAGGCGGAACTGCTCGCTGAAATTCAGGTGTTTTTGCGCAGCGAACTATCGACAGTGGTTCCGGCGGAAATTTTTCAGGCATCGCTGGAAACGCAGCAACGGTATTTGTTCAACCAACTCAATCGACCGATCCGGGTGTGCGGAATGGTCAAAAATTTGGGTGAACCTGGTGGCGGGCCATTTTGGGTGATGAACGAAAACGGTGATGTTTCGCTGCAGGTGGTGGAAACCGCACAAATTGAAACGAGCGATCCGGGACAAAAAGGCATTTTGCAATCAGCAACCCATTTTAGCCCGGTGGATTTTATTTGCGGTGTTCGCAATTATCGCGGCGAACCGTTCGATTTGCACCAGTTTCGCGATCCGGACAGCGGATTTATCACCAACAAATTCAAGGATGGCCGGGAGCTGAAAGCGCTGGAATTGCCGGGTTTGTGGAACGGCGGAATGGCATATTGGAACAGCGTTTTTGTGGAAGTGCCGGACAGCACTTTCAACCCCGTTAAAACCGTGCTCGATTTGTTGCGGCCGGCACATCAACCGATTGATGAAGAAACGCACCAATCGCTTTCCCGTTAG